A genome region from Maylandia zebra isolate NMK-2024a linkage group LG6, Mzebra_GT3a, whole genome shotgun sequence includes the following:
- the LOC143419069 gene encoding uncharacterized protein LOC143419069 isoform X1 has protein sequence MDFANLFSRLSAVDEGVKSAGQPAVTQRNEPGGGGRKRKTQCELFGSHKKKPCVQAQGPRTRSNAKADNTKDKVCLMQNSDGEQRLSKGFSNRGRQSQRQKHLKKKDGQKDPYQHKEGRRGRFSRGQGRPMSGRGGRGGRGHENDMMDFQVKPRFMTQEFKDQNALLVDGRLLCRHFLYGRCLKAESCQLEHIQGYNDLIKEVCKFYIQGFCTKGESCPYMHKSFPCKFFHRKGKCYQGEDCKFSHEPLTDVTGKLLDELLKWQRDLSELAKKAEHEPPGQPASKEEAGMTETKGTPNVFMDPLRPNFYRSADAATATEGEPSVHQIQEMATVTDEAVLRCAADTARPHSPSSTSSNCPEPVCYSVEAMLGPQLYRSFPSFYNTPESKESTTPSAAETTTEATLGSTTQKEVPYSVDAVLRSLKSVENYTLGQRLTASSVKTEEIQDPLLSSQHQVQKVSLSIKHEPNKPFKKMYKSLSSLQVHDSLISSSDLILSSGTQQCGAIPESLKSAEMAFHEVKLERLHPPVIDEDNPASSKSKSDMNESSQLPTDNTRPPKHLSGISPSSGVSEFKSRTSAPVEPADGSIKTSDSANIAVHHFAAKQLAEIPRYQRKTKSVFQPGTQKRCSAKMSPECSGETPTLSDCSAGRKKTQKIPFSCLFKNPIAESVTPTPDPVRASQPAHFTSKEGHLKTEVKPEKTSAASFLSLFANPLSETLSLPPCSQASAESPFQSVSNVELAPSCQVQTDVKQSPDSCSTTSEAEPDPVKQPADPACSIVQDSIKETSSSPAPGGPNPSETPAQQQLPHVSSPTRAPKDSVLKSLFVSLSPYQEDGEQRGGIQISELEMSNKGRVGHTFGKQQHEEKKHRTSSSRPTVKASARSTDDQLSFQTPQNSSEVTAGPTLSSPGVTEPQVRNSGTYKLPLEPATPEINHHTDPREMHCSRKEKRGRGRVGVTPLKDLFKTLDSAVFHLGR, from the exons ATGGATTTTGCGAACCTGTTCTCGAGGCTCTCCGCTGTGGATGAAGGAGTGAAGAGTGCGGGTCAGCCTGCCGTCACGCAGCG GAATGAGCCTGGGGGAGGTGGGAGAAAGAGGAAAACTCAGTGCGAGCTGTTTGGATCTCACAAAAAG aAGCCGTGTGTCCAAGCCCAGGGACCCAGAACTCGAAGTAACGCCAAAGCTGATAACACAAAGGACAAAGTGTGTTTAATGCAGAACAGCGATGGTGAGCAAAGACTGAGCAAAGGCTTCAGTAACAGAGGCCGTCAATCTCAAAGGCAGAAACATCTGAAGAAGAAGGATGGACAGAAAGATCCATATCAGCACAAGGAGGGACGGAGAGGGAGATTTTCCCGTGGACAAGGAAGACCGATGTCTGGAAGAGGTGGGAGAGGCGGAAGAGGACATGAAAATGACATGATG GACTTTCAAGTGAAGCCAAGGTTCATGACTCAGGAGTTCAAGGACCAGAATGCGCTGTTGGTGGACGGGCGGTTACTTTGTCGACATTTTCTTTACGGACGATGCCTAAAG GCTGAGAGTTGCCAGCTGGAGCATATTCAGGGTTACAACGATCTCATCAAAGAAGTCTGTAAATTTTACATCCAAGGCTTCTGCACAAAAGGGGAGAGCTGTCCGTACATGCACAA GTCTTTTCCTTGCAAGTTTTTCCATAGAAAAGGAAAATGCTATCAAGGAGAAGACTGCAAGTTTTCTCACGAGCCGCTTACTGACGTCACAGGAAAACTGTTGGATGAG TTATTAAAATGGCAACGTGACCTCTCTGAGCTTGCAAAAAAAGCTGAGCATGAGCCTCCGGGACAGCCGGCGAGCAAAGAGGAGGCAGGAATGACAGAAACAAAGGGGACCCCCAATGTTTTCATGGACCCGCTCAG gccTAACTTTTACCGCAGCGCAGATGCAGCTACAGCTACAGAAGGGGAACCCTCAGTACACCAGATACAAGAAATGGCCACAGTTACAGATGAAGCTGTTCTTCGGTGTGCAGCAGACACCGCCCGACCTCACAGCCCTTCATCAACCAGCAGTAACTGCCCGGAGCCAGTTTGTTATTCAGTGGAAGCCATGCTTGGACCTCAGCTGTACAGGTCTTTCCCTAGCTTCTATAATACTCCTGAAAGCAAAGAATCTACTACCCCTTCTGCCGCAGAGACCACCACCGAGGCCACTTTAGGCTCCAcgacacaaaaggaagttcccTATTCTGTTGATGCTGTCCTCAGGTCCTTAAAATCAGTGGAAAATTACACCCTTGGTCAAAGACTCACTGCTTCAAGTGTAAAAACTGAGGAAATCCAGGATCCTCTCTTAAGTTCACAACATCAAGTACAAAAAGTCTCACTGAGTATCAAACATGAGCCAAACAAACCCTTCAAGAAAATGTACAAGAGCCTGTCTTCCCTACAAGTGCACGACAGCCTGATTTCTAGCTCTGATCTTATTCTTTCCTCTGGTACTCAGCAATGTGGAGCTATACCAGAGTCCCTGAAATCTGCTGAAATGGCTTTTCATGAAGTTAAACTGGAGCGTTTGCATCCTCCTGTTATAGATGAAGATAATCCTGCATCTTCCAAAAGCAAATCGGACATGAATGAAAGCTCACAGCTTCCTACAGATAACACCCGTCCTCCTAAACATCTCTCGGGTATTTCTCCCTCTTCAGGCGTCTCAGAGTTTAAAAGCAGAACTTCTGCTCCTGTTGAACCTGCAGATGGCTCCATTAAGACGAGTGACTCTGCAAACATTGCCGTTCACCATTTTGCAGCAAAGCAGCTTGCTGAGATCCCTCGGTACCAAAGAAAGACCAAATCTGTCTTCCAACCCGGTACACAGAAACGCTGTTCTGCTAAAATGTCACCGGAGTGCAGCGGGGAGACTCCAACTCTATCCGATTGTTCAGCTGGACGTAAAAAGACTCAGAAAATCCCCTTCAGTtgcctttttaaaaacccaATCGCTGAGAGCGTGACACCGACACCTGACCCAGTGAGAGCCTCACAGCCTGCACATTTCACCAGCAAAGAAGgacatttaaaaactgaagtCAAACCTGAGAAAACCTCTGCTGCTTCCTTCCTCAGCCTTTTTGCAAACCCCCTCTCTGAGACTTTGAGTTTGCCTCCCTGCAGTCAGGCGTCAGCTGAAAGTCCTTTTCAAAGCGTTTCTAATGTAGAGTTGGCTCCTTCGTGCCAGGTCCAAACTGATGTTAAACAAAGTCCTGATAGTTGCTCCACAACCTCTGAAGCTGAGCCTGATCCTGTGAAGCAGCCAGCAGATCCAGCTTGCAGCATCGTGCAGGATTCAATCAAGGAGACTTCCTCCAGTCCAGCTCCGGGTGGTCCGAATCCATCTGAAACTCCGGCACAGCAGCAACTGCCTCACGTCTCATCGCCCACAA GGGCGCCTAAGGATTCAGTCCTGAAATCCCTGTTTGTGAGCCTGAGCCCATACCAGGAGGATGGAGAGCAGCGGGGCGGCATTCAGATCAGTG aacTAGAAATGAGCAACAAAGGTCGCGTCGGGCACACTTTTGGAAAACAACAGCACGAAGAAAAGAAGCATCGG ACGTCCAGCAGTCGGCCCACCGTGAAGGCGTCTGCACGCTCAACAGATGACCAGCTTTCTTTTCAAACTCCTCAGAACTCCTCAGAGGTAACAGCAGGGCCGACCCTCAGCAGTCCAGGTGTGACCGAACCTCAGGTTAGAAACTCTGGCACGTACAAGCTGCCACTGGAACCAGCAACACCGGAGATCAACCACCACACCGACCCGAGAGAGATGCACTGCTCTAGGAAAGAAAAGAGGGGGCGTGGGAGGGTGGGGGTGACTCCACTGAAGGACCTTTTTAAGACTCTGGACAGCGCTGTTTTCCACCTGGGACGTTAA
- the LOC143419069 gene encoding uncharacterized protein LOC143419069 isoform X3 — protein MDFANLFSRLSAVDEGVKSAGQPAVTQRNEPGGGGRKRKTQCELFGSHKKKPCVQAQGPRTRSNAKADNTKDKVCLMQNSDGEQRLSKGFSNRGRQSQRQKHLKKKDGQKDPYQHKEGRRGRFSRGQGRPMSGRGGRGGRGHENDMMDFQVKPRFMTQEFKDQNALLVDGRLLCRHFLYGRCLKAESCQLEHIQGYNDLIKEVCKFYIQGFCTKGESCPYMHKSFPCKFFHRKGKCYQGEDCKFSHEPLTDVTGKLLDELLKWQRDLSELAKKAEHEPPGQPASKEEAGMTETKGTPNVFMDPLRPNFYRSADAATATEGEPSVHQIQEMATVTDEAVLRCAADTARPHSPSSTSSNCPEPVCYSVEAMLGPQLYRSFPSFYNTPESKESTTPSAAETTTEATLGSTTQKEVPYSVDAVLRSLKSVENYTLGQRLTASSVKTEEIQDPLLSSQHQVQKVSLSIKHEPNKPFKKMYKSLSSLQVHDSLISSSDLILSSGTQQCGAIPESLKSAEMAFHEVKLERLHPPVIDEDNPASSKSKSDMNESSQLPTDNTRPPKHLSGISPSSGVSEFKSRTSAPVEPADGSIKTSDSANIAVHHFAAKQLAEIPRYQRKTKSVFQPGTQKRCSAKMSPECSGETPTLSDCSAGRKKTQKIPFSCLFKNPIAESVTPTPDPVRASQPAHFTSKEGHLKTEVKPEKTSAASFLSLFANPLSETLSLPPCSQASAESPFQSVSNVELAPSCQVQTDVKQSPDSCSTTSEAEPDPVKQPADPACSIVQDSIKETSSSPAPGGPNPSETPAQQQLPHVSSPTRFSPEIPVCEPEPIPGGWRAAGRHSDQ, from the exons ATGGATTTTGCGAACCTGTTCTCGAGGCTCTCCGCTGTGGATGAAGGAGTGAAGAGTGCGGGTCAGCCTGCCGTCACGCAGCG GAATGAGCCTGGGGGAGGTGGGAGAAAGAGGAAAACTCAGTGCGAGCTGTTTGGATCTCACAAAAAG aAGCCGTGTGTCCAAGCCCAGGGACCCAGAACTCGAAGTAACGCCAAAGCTGATAACACAAAGGACAAAGTGTGTTTAATGCAGAACAGCGATGGTGAGCAAAGACTGAGCAAAGGCTTCAGTAACAGAGGCCGTCAATCTCAAAGGCAGAAACATCTGAAGAAGAAGGATGGACAGAAAGATCCATATCAGCACAAGGAGGGACGGAGAGGGAGATTTTCCCGTGGACAAGGAAGACCGATGTCTGGAAGAGGTGGGAGAGGCGGAAGAGGACATGAAAATGACATGATG GACTTTCAAGTGAAGCCAAGGTTCATGACTCAGGAGTTCAAGGACCAGAATGCGCTGTTGGTGGACGGGCGGTTACTTTGTCGACATTTTCTTTACGGACGATGCCTAAAG GCTGAGAGTTGCCAGCTGGAGCATATTCAGGGTTACAACGATCTCATCAAAGAAGTCTGTAAATTTTACATCCAAGGCTTCTGCACAAAAGGGGAGAGCTGTCCGTACATGCACAA GTCTTTTCCTTGCAAGTTTTTCCATAGAAAAGGAAAATGCTATCAAGGAGAAGACTGCAAGTTTTCTCACGAGCCGCTTACTGACGTCACAGGAAAACTGTTGGATGAG TTATTAAAATGGCAACGTGACCTCTCTGAGCTTGCAAAAAAAGCTGAGCATGAGCCTCCGGGACAGCCGGCGAGCAAAGAGGAGGCAGGAATGACAGAAACAAAGGGGACCCCCAATGTTTTCATGGACCCGCTCAG gccTAACTTTTACCGCAGCGCAGATGCAGCTACAGCTACAGAAGGGGAACCCTCAGTACACCAGATACAAGAAATGGCCACAGTTACAGATGAAGCTGTTCTTCGGTGTGCAGCAGACACCGCCCGACCTCACAGCCCTTCATCAACCAGCAGTAACTGCCCGGAGCCAGTTTGTTATTCAGTGGAAGCCATGCTTGGACCTCAGCTGTACAGGTCTTTCCCTAGCTTCTATAATACTCCTGAAAGCAAAGAATCTACTACCCCTTCTGCCGCAGAGACCACCACCGAGGCCACTTTAGGCTCCAcgacacaaaaggaagttcccTATTCTGTTGATGCTGTCCTCAGGTCCTTAAAATCAGTGGAAAATTACACCCTTGGTCAAAGACTCACTGCTTCAAGTGTAAAAACTGAGGAAATCCAGGATCCTCTCTTAAGTTCACAACATCAAGTACAAAAAGTCTCACTGAGTATCAAACATGAGCCAAACAAACCCTTCAAGAAAATGTACAAGAGCCTGTCTTCCCTACAAGTGCACGACAGCCTGATTTCTAGCTCTGATCTTATTCTTTCCTCTGGTACTCAGCAATGTGGAGCTATACCAGAGTCCCTGAAATCTGCTGAAATGGCTTTTCATGAAGTTAAACTGGAGCGTTTGCATCCTCCTGTTATAGATGAAGATAATCCTGCATCTTCCAAAAGCAAATCGGACATGAATGAAAGCTCACAGCTTCCTACAGATAACACCCGTCCTCCTAAACATCTCTCGGGTATTTCTCCCTCTTCAGGCGTCTCAGAGTTTAAAAGCAGAACTTCTGCTCCTGTTGAACCTGCAGATGGCTCCATTAAGACGAGTGACTCTGCAAACATTGCCGTTCACCATTTTGCAGCAAAGCAGCTTGCTGAGATCCCTCGGTACCAAAGAAAGACCAAATCTGTCTTCCAACCCGGTACACAGAAACGCTGTTCTGCTAAAATGTCACCGGAGTGCAGCGGGGAGACTCCAACTCTATCCGATTGTTCAGCTGGACGTAAAAAGACTCAGAAAATCCCCTTCAGTtgcctttttaaaaacccaATCGCTGAGAGCGTGACACCGACACCTGACCCAGTGAGAGCCTCACAGCCTGCACATTTCACCAGCAAAGAAGgacatttaaaaactgaagtCAAACCTGAGAAAACCTCTGCTGCTTCCTTCCTCAGCCTTTTTGCAAACCCCCTCTCTGAGACTTTGAGTTTGCCTCCCTGCAGTCAGGCGTCAGCTGAAAGTCCTTTTCAAAGCGTTTCTAATGTAGAGTTGGCTCCTTCGTGCCAGGTCCAAACTGATGTTAAACAAAGTCCTGATAGTTGCTCCACAACCTCTGAAGCTGAGCCTGATCCTGTGAAGCAGCCAGCAGATCCAGCTTGCAGCATCGTGCAGGATTCAATCAAGGAGACTTCCTCCAGTCCAGCTCCGGGTGGTCCGAATCCATCTGAAACTCCGGCACAGCAGCAACTGCCTCACGTCTCATCGCCCACAA GATTCAGTCCTGAAATCCCTGTTTGTGAGCCTGAGCCCATACCAGGAGGATGGAGAGCAGCGGGGCGGCATTCAGATCAGTG a
- the LOC143419069 gene encoding uncharacterized protein LOC143419069 isoform X2, whose amino-acid sequence MDFANLFSRLSAVDEGVKSAGQPAVTQRNEPGGGGRKRKTQCELFGSHKKKPCVQAQGPRTRSNAKADNTKDKVCLMQNSDGEQRLSKGFSNRGRQSQRQKHLKKKDGQKDPYQHKEGRRGRFSRGQGRPMSGRGGRGGRGHENDMMDFQVKPRFMTQEFKDQNALLVDGRLLCRHFLYGRCLKAESCQLEHIQGYNDLIKEVCKFYIQGFCTKGESCPYMHKSFPCKFFHRKGKCYQGEDCKFSHEPLTDVTGKLLDELLKWQRDLSELAKKAEHEPPGQPASKEEAGMTETKGTPNVFMDPLRPNFYRSADAATATEGEPSVHQIQEMATVTDEAVLRCAADTARPHSPSSTSSNCPEPVCYSVEAMLGPQLYRSFPSFYNTPESKESTTPSAAETTTEATLGSTTQKEVPYSVDAVLRSLKSVENYTLGQRLTASSVKTEEIQDPLLSSQHQVQKVSLSIKHEPNKPFKKMYKSLSSLQVHDSLISSSDLILSSGTQQCGAIPESLKSAEMAFHEVKLERLHPPVIDEDNPASSKSKSDMNESSQLPTDNTRPPKHLSGISPSSGVSEFKSRTSAPVEPADGSIKTSDSANIAVHHFAAKQLAEIPRYQRKTKSVFQPGTQKRCSAKMSPECSGETPTLSDCSAGRKKTQKIPFSCLFKNPIAESVTPTPDPVRASQPAHFTSKEGHLKTEVKPEKTSAASFLSLFANPLSETLSLPPCSQASAESPFQSVSNVELAPSCQVQTDVKQSPDSCSTTSEAEPDPVKQPADPACSIVQDSIKETSSSPAPGGPNPSETPAQQQLPHVSSPTRFSPEIPVCEPEPIPGGWRAAGRHSDQWCAVYSRPLKTLNTLNKILVE is encoded by the exons ATGGATTTTGCGAACCTGTTCTCGAGGCTCTCCGCTGTGGATGAAGGAGTGAAGAGTGCGGGTCAGCCTGCCGTCACGCAGCG GAATGAGCCTGGGGGAGGTGGGAGAAAGAGGAAAACTCAGTGCGAGCTGTTTGGATCTCACAAAAAG aAGCCGTGTGTCCAAGCCCAGGGACCCAGAACTCGAAGTAACGCCAAAGCTGATAACACAAAGGACAAAGTGTGTTTAATGCAGAACAGCGATGGTGAGCAAAGACTGAGCAAAGGCTTCAGTAACAGAGGCCGTCAATCTCAAAGGCAGAAACATCTGAAGAAGAAGGATGGACAGAAAGATCCATATCAGCACAAGGAGGGACGGAGAGGGAGATTTTCCCGTGGACAAGGAAGACCGATGTCTGGAAGAGGTGGGAGAGGCGGAAGAGGACATGAAAATGACATGATG GACTTTCAAGTGAAGCCAAGGTTCATGACTCAGGAGTTCAAGGACCAGAATGCGCTGTTGGTGGACGGGCGGTTACTTTGTCGACATTTTCTTTACGGACGATGCCTAAAG GCTGAGAGTTGCCAGCTGGAGCATATTCAGGGTTACAACGATCTCATCAAAGAAGTCTGTAAATTTTACATCCAAGGCTTCTGCACAAAAGGGGAGAGCTGTCCGTACATGCACAA GTCTTTTCCTTGCAAGTTTTTCCATAGAAAAGGAAAATGCTATCAAGGAGAAGACTGCAAGTTTTCTCACGAGCCGCTTACTGACGTCACAGGAAAACTGTTGGATGAG TTATTAAAATGGCAACGTGACCTCTCTGAGCTTGCAAAAAAAGCTGAGCATGAGCCTCCGGGACAGCCGGCGAGCAAAGAGGAGGCAGGAATGACAGAAACAAAGGGGACCCCCAATGTTTTCATGGACCCGCTCAG gccTAACTTTTACCGCAGCGCAGATGCAGCTACAGCTACAGAAGGGGAACCCTCAGTACACCAGATACAAGAAATGGCCACAGTTACAGATGAAGCTGTTCTTCGGTGTGCAGCAGACACCGCCCGACCTCACAGCCCTTCATCAACCAGCAGTAACTGCCCGGAGCCAGTTTGTTATTCAGTGGAAGCCATGCTTGGACCTCAGCTGTACAGGTCTTTCCCTAGCTTCTATAATACTCCTGAAAGCAAAGAATCTACTACCCCTTCTGCCGCAGAGACCACCACCGAGGCCACTTTAGGCTCCAcgacacaaaaggaagttcccTATTCTGTTGATGCTGTCCTCAGGTCCTTAAAATCAGTGGAAAATTACACCCTTGGTCAAAGACTCACTGCTTCAAGTGTAAAAACTGAGGAAATCCAGGATCCTCTCTTAAGTTCACAACATCAAGTACAAAAAGTCTCACTGAGTATCAAACATGAGCCAAACAAACCCTTCAAGAAAATGTACAAGAGCCTGTCTTCCCTACAAGTGCACGACAGCCTGATTTCTAGCTCTGATCTTATTCTTTCCTCTGGTACTCAGCAATGTGGAGCTATACCAGAGTCCCTGAAATCTGCTGAAATGGCTTTTCATGAAGTTAAACTGGAGCGTTTGCATCCTCCTGTTATAGATGAAGATAATCCTGCATCTTCCAAAAGCAAATCGGACATGAATGAAAGCTCACAGCTTCCTACAGATAACACCCGTCCTCCTAAACATCTCTCGGGTATTTCTCCCTCTTCAGGCGTCTCAGAGTTTAAAAGCAGAACTTCTGCTCCTGTTGAACCTGCAGATGGCTCCATTAAGACGAGTGACTCTGCAAACATTGCCGTTCACCATTTTGCAGCAAAGCAGCTTGCTGAGATCCCTCGGTACCAAAGAAAGACCAAATCTGTCTTCCAACCCGGTACACAGAAACGCTGTTCTGCTAAAATGTCACCGGAGTGCAGCGGGGAGACTCCAACTCTATCCGATTGTTCAGCTGGACGTAAAAAGACTCAGAAAATCCCCTTCAGTtgcctttttaaaaacccaATCGCTGAGAGCGTGACACCGACACCTGACCCAGTGAGAGCCTCACAGCCTGCACATTTCACCAGCAAAGAAGgacatttaaaaactgaagtCAAACCTGAGAAAACCTCTGCTGCTTCCTTCCTCAGCCTTTTTGCAAACCCCCTCTCTGAGACTTTGAGTTTGCCTCCCTGCAGTCAGGCGTCAGCTGAAAGTCCTTTTCAAAGCGTTTCTAATGTAGAGTTGGCTCCTTCGTGCCAGGTCCAAACTGATGTTAAACAAAGTCCTGATAGTTGCTCCACAACCTCTGAAGCTGAGCCTGATCCTGTGAAGCAGCCAGCAGATCCAGCTTGCAGCATCGTGCAGGATTCAATCAAGGAGACTTCCTCCAGTCCAGCTCCGGGTGGTCCGAATCCATCTGAAACTCCGGCACAGCAGCAACTGCCTCACGTCTCATCGCCCACAA GATTCAGTCCTGAAATCCCTGTTTGTGAGCCTGAGCCCATACCAGGAGGATGGAGAGCAGCGGGGCGGCATTCAGATCAGTGGTGCGCCGTTTATTCACGCCCcctaaaaacattaaatactttaaataaaattttagtGGAATGA